Part of the Capricornis sumatraensis isolate serow.1 chromosome 9, serow.2, whole genome shotgun sequence genome, GGTGTCATTCTTTGGCATCTTTGTTTCTATGGTGGGTGCAGACTGGATTGTAATAGGGGAAACTTAGGCCCAGAGAGAGGCTGGCCAGGAAGCCGTGAATGAGTCTTGGGTCTCTGAGGTTCCCCTACACTAATGGAGGTTCCCCttttccccccaccccatgtgTCCTCCTCAGACTCATGAATAAACTGCAGCCAGGCTCAATCCCTAAGATCAACCGCTCCATGCAGAACTGGCACCAGGTGAGGGACCAGGGGGAGAGAAGTGGAACCAGAATGGGGCTGGGGGACCCTATCTGACAGGTGGGGCGACCAAGGCCCCTCACCATCCTTCTCTTGCCTCCTCCCAGCTAGAAAACCTCTCCAACTTCATCAAGGCCATGGTGAGCTACGGCATGAATCCTGTTGACCTGTTCGAGGCCAACGACCTGTTTGAAAGTGGGAACTTGACTCAGGTGCAGGTGTCTCTTCTTGCCCTGGCTGGGaaggtgaggctcagagagggtcagcaacctgcccaaagtcacacagcaagccaGGCAGAGATTTTTCAGATgctcttcattcattcttttacagagaTTTCTGAGCACTCATGAGGTGCCCAGCACTTTGAATTCAAGGGTGACCAAGGCAGACACAGTCCACCCCTTTATGCACAGGCAATGAAtgaacctattttttaaaaatttatgtgttAGAGCACTTTTAGGTTCACAACAAAATGGAGTGGAAAGTACAGAGACCTCCCATGGCCCCACTCCTGCACAGGCTCCCCCACTTCTCATGCAGTCAGTGATACTCCACAGGCACCTTGTTACAAGAGTTCACATTAGGGTTTGCTCTTATATCATTGCTTTACAAATTATAAATTGGGAGAAGCCctttgaaagagaagaaagcatgATGCTGACATCTAGGGTCTAAAACTGAGACCAGGGCAGGCTGGAACAGCTTTTCAAGAGGAGGGAACAGCGAGCTTCTGCCATGGGAACGAGGCGGGGTTTGTGTCAGGTGATTGTGTTTTGAAACCCCCGTGGCTGCTGCGTGGGCAGTGAGGCCGGGAGACCAGTGAGGAGTAGGGGACAGGTGTGGGGGAGAGATGGTGGCTGGGGCTGTGTAGAAGGAGGTGATGGAAGGTGAGAGAGATGGGAGGTGAGGATGCCCCCCACGATTCTTGGCCTGTGTAGCTGGAAGGGTGGGGCTGCTGTTGCCTGGGGAGGGAAAGCCAGGGTCAGGGAAAGCCGTTGAGTCCACAGTGCTGGGTGGATGGTACAAGGCCAGGTTGCAGCTGGATCACCAGTCCTCCTCTGGACTTGTATACCTGGGACCTGGCTGCCCCAACCGTGACACTCCTTCCCCACTTTCTCCCCAGGCCAAGACAAAGGGGCTGCAGAGTGGTGTGGACATTGGCGTCAAATACTCAGAGAAGCAGGAGCGAAACTTTGATGATGCCACCATGAAGGCGGGCCAGTGCGTCATTGGGCTCCAGGTGGGCACCTGGCTGCTCCAACATCGGGAAGCATAGGTGGTGGGCTTCTGGTGGCTCCTCCGTTTCGGGGCAGGGTCTGGAGGCTTTGTGGGGGCAGCCTGacctttcctgcctccctgcAGATGGGCACCAACAAATGTGCCAGCCAGTCTGGCATGACAGCTTACGGCACCAGACGGCATCTGTACGACCCCAAAAACCATATCCTGCCCCCCATGGACCACTCGACCATCAGCCTCCAGATGGGCACAAACAAGTGTGCCAGCCAGGTGGGCCGCCCCAGTTCCCCTAGACCCCCTGCCCTGACTCTGCCTCAGCTTGCTGGGTGTCCCCAGGGAAGTTACTACCCAGCTCTGTGTCTCGGTTTCCCTCAAAGTTGGATGCCCAGAGGCCCATCCAACTCTGATATTTTTAGATCCTGCAGTCATCACTTTTCCTGCTATGTATCAGTGTGATGCTTTTGGAGCATTCAGGTCCGCGTCAGGCCTGAGCACCAGCCTGGGGAGCTTCCTGGCTGGCAGGGAATCTGGACCCAAATGTCAGATCAACTCAACACAGAGTCAGAAAAGAGCGGGTTCTGAGCAGGGCTAGCTAGGAAGGATCTGTACAAAAGGAATGTCCACTGTGAGTGCACACAGGGAGGCGGGAAAAGGTGTGGGAACCCGCAGGAAGTTCTCTGGGGGTTCtgtttctcctcttccctccctgattcctcttctctctcttcaggTGGGCATGACGGCTCCAGGGACTCGGCGGCACATTTACGACACAAAGCTGGGGACAGACAAATGTGATAATTCCTCCATGTCCCTGCAGATGGGCTACACACAGGGTGCCAACCAGAGTGGTCAGGTCTTTGGTCTGGGCCGGCAGATATACGACCCCAAGTACTGCCCTCAAGGCCCAGTGGCCGATGGGGCTCCAGCAACTTCTGGAGATGGCCCAGGCCCAGGGGAGCCCTCAGAGTGCCCTCCCTACTACCAGGAGGAGGCAGGCTACTGAGACACTCGTGCGTGCCATCTCCCCACATCATTGCCTCATCTGGGTTTTGGGgtctttctgtgttttttgtcttgtttttctacATGTCTGAATGCTACCAGTTGAGACTCTGGGGGAAAGGGGTGAAGGCCATATCCAGATGCATGTGGGGTGGGGGGTCCCCACCAGGGCAGCTCCAGGCATCAGGTTTCCCAGCAGACTTTAGGCCAAGCTGTTAGGGGGAGGAAGAAACCCAGGCAAGGAGGGGAACTGGCCCCAAGTGGTTTCCGGTTACGTCTTCcctgcttctcttttctctgccGATCAGTTTGTGGTTTCTGTACCCACAGAAGTTTCAGGCagttttaatgaaatgaaaatacttcTTGTTCAGGGGAatggtggcagggggtgggggggaggtgatGCTGAGAGAAGGTCAGGCCACAGTCCCAAAATATTTTAGGCCTCATGGATTTCCCTAGGACTCTCAGATCACCAATCCTGGGCCCTCCCAGGGGCCCAgtggggacactgaggcccaggcaGGACAGTGGAGTTCTGAGTGCTTGAGACAaagccagcccccacccccacacttgTCCCCACTCCCCCACCAAGTACTGCACAGGGACCCCCACCCAGAGGCCCCCACAGGGACCAGCCCCTGCCCAGGAGCCCTAGGATCaagaaataatgtgaaaataCCAACTGTGGACCAAAGTAAATAAAACCTCTTTTTGGAAATGGTGTTGGAGCTGGTGTCCAATACAACCTGGGGGTGGTGCCTGGCTTGGATTCCCTCTGGGGCCTCCAGGGTGGGGCAAAGGACAAATCTCTTGAGTGGGTCCTCAGGACtgcagcttcatccagcctgcagGCCTTAGTGCGTTTACTTCTCACAGAGTTCTATCCTGACAAACTCCTCTTCATCCTCAAAGCCCCATCAGCAACAACCCCTTTCTGGAGCCTTTCCCACACTTCCCACCCTTCCCAGCACCTTCAAAGCTGTGGTTTCACAcacttgtttcattttcattatgaTCTTGTGAAATATATCCAATTTCCTAGAGGGGGGAACTTCAGGAGGTTTTCTTCAAAATCGGGGTGACCATTATGACCCCAGATTCTAATCTTAGAATGTTGAGGGCCACCTCCCCCTCTGCCATAGCCTGGCCCACTGTAGGGACCGAGGAATGTTTGTGgaatgaattaatgaacaaaTGATGATTCTAGTCAAACTCCCCTTTTCTGGATCGATAAATAGAGTCCCAGGGTACCAGGGCGAGTTTGGTTAGGACTAGGGCCCCCTCTGGCGAAAGAGGGGAGAAAGAGATCTCCTAAGACCCTGAGCTGCAGTTTTGCAGGCGATTATGCAACGTGGGAAGAACCTAGCGATTTTGTCCCAAGGACAACCAATACGAGTTTATCCGggggcccctcctcctcccggTGATGCAGCAAGAGAAGAGCGATCCCTTTAAGAAACCCGGCTCGGCGCGGCGTCGCTGTGACACCGCCTCCCGCGTTAGCGCGCGCGGCTCCAGCTGGCCAGGTCTTTGAGTGGCGCATATAGAAGCCAATGGAAGTGGGTGGGGCGGGGCTATAGCCGAGACCAGCGGCCGCAGACCCCGGATGCCGGGTACTAACCGCAGCAGGGGCGCCTCGCCAGCGGCCAGGGCTCCTCTTAAAGGAGCCGCTCTCTCCGGCCGCTGTGGAGGGTAGGGAAGGTGGAGAGCTGGGGGTGGAATGGTGAGACGGTCCTGAGGATGGTCCTGAGAGGGTGCGGGGGTGCGGATGGGTAGAAAGGAGGCAGATTCCGTGGGAATTAAAGGGTGTGGCCCGAATCTAGACTCACTCATTTTCACTCCCTGGCCGGGGAGCGTTCGAATCTGCAGAATTGACCAATAATGCTCCAAGGGGAGGTTGGGCAATAGACTCACCTACCTGCAGCCGCTTTCCCAGTTGATACGCCGCTAAGCTCTCTCCCCCATTTTACCAATAGAAAAACTGAGGCCGCTCCCCGCCCCCCGATCCTATTTGTAAATGAGTCCTGAAGTGGGGGTCAGGGGTCCTGGATCCATTCCCTGTTCTTCTGGcggcctcagtttctccctgtGCACGATGATGAAGTAGGCCAGGCTGGACTCCAAGCAAGGGACATGATAAAAGCTGCTTCCAGAAGCGCCCCTGCTTCTTACTCATTTTCTGGATCTTGGGGTTCTTGTACGTGAGgggtgggcagagctggagcCCCCTTCCAGCTGGATGACTCGCCTCTCTGGTGGCCTGGGATAGCCCTTCTTCCAGAGAGCAGTATCATtatgggaggagagaggagggaaagggaaTCCTTGCCTGGGTTAAGGATGAGGCTAGGGGACAGGACCTGgaagacccccccaccccccacccctaggAATGCTTAGGGtggagcctcttaatgaaagagtTAAGCCTAGGCTCCGCCCCCTGAAGGACAAATTCCTCGCCTTTGGGACCCCAGCTGCTCCTCTGGTGGAAGAGACAGATCGCGCAACCAATCAGATATGAGGAAGGATTCAGGCTGGTCTCCTGTTGGCTTATTCCACCCCTCCGGAGAATAGAGCCCCTTTAATAAGCACCTACTGTTTTCTTGGCTCCAAGCAGAGCTTCCGAGAATGCTGAGCAATGAAATAGAtgatgaggttcagagagggacagagagttgCCCGCAACCACACAGTACGTCCTCATCTTGACCCCTCCGTCCTGTCTGCTGTCCATTTCCACCATGGCTTTCTGGACACAGCTGATGCTGCTGCTTTGGAAGAATTTCCTGTATCGCAGGAGGCAGCCGGTAAAGTCCAGTCGGGTGGGCCGGGGGTGGGGCGACCCACAGTCCCCCATAGGCCGCCACTCCCCAAGCCTATTCTGCCCCCGCAGATCCAACTTTTGGTGGAGTTGTTGTGGCcgctctttctcttcttcatcctGGTGGCCGTTCGCCATTCCCACCCCCCACTCGAGCAGCATGAATGTAAGCCCCCCAGCGTCCAGAGTTTTGGGGTTAGGATTAGCAGTTGTCACTCTATGCACAGGGGCCCCAGTAAGAACCCGGAGCACAGACCGGATGCTCGAATAATGGCTGAGAGGGGCACTCTGTCACTGGGGGTGGGGACTCAGCAAGAACCCCACGCCTGGTGTCCCTGCAGGTCATTTTCCCAACAAGCCGCTGCCCTCAGCGGGCACCATCCCTTGGCTCCAGGGCCTCATCTGCAACGTGAACAATACCTGCTTCCCGTGGCAAACCCCTGGCGAAGAGCCTGGCGTCCTCAGCAACTTCAAGGACTCCCTGTAAACCAGTGGGAGCAgcggggcaggggtgggcagcTTCACCTAGCCTCCGCCTCCAGCCTTCTCTCTGTATCCAGGGTTTCCCGGCTCCTGGCAGATGCTCGCACTGTCCTGGGGGGCCCCAGTGCCCATAGGATGCTGGTTAGCCTGAGAAAGCTGAtacccattctgaaggctgcacACACAGCCCGAGCAAGTGAGAAGGCAGGCCTGTGGTAGGGGGGGCTGGGCTCTGCGCCTCCACCTGATGGCACAGCTTGGAGTGGGATAAGTGGGACACGGCTCTGGCTAATCTTGGCCTCACCCTGGGCTTCTGTGCTTTACTCCCTCAGCCTTTCCCTGGCCCAGTGACCAGCCCAAGGAGGGATTGTCCCTGGCCACTCAGCTTCTGGGGACACTGCTGCAAGGGGTGAGGTGGGGACAAGGCAAGATCTGGGACCCTGATCTCACCGAGTCTCACCCTGCCCCTTTCGGGGGCCAGCTTCCAGGCCTTTGCCTGGGCCTTGCCTGGAGTGATATTCCTTTGATTCCAGCCCTGAGACCTTGAACAAGCTCAGGTGCCTCTTTGAGCCTTAGTTTCTCTGTTTGTAAAATGAGGCTATGATAGCATGGACCCTCTGGGAACTTGGATCCTGAGTAAGACATCCGCAAACCTCATTGTCATCTTGTCATTTTTCTTCCCAGGAATCCCTGGGCTCTGTGCTGGGCCACGCCCAGGAGTCCGTGGGCAGCCTTGTGGAGACTGCAGAGGACATGGCCCAGGAGGTAAGAGGACAGTGCAGTATCAGCCCCTGCCACGaaactagaggggtgggctgCAGGAAGGGGAGAGGACAGAGCAACCCTGGGCACCTGTCCTCAGTAGTTGTGTGGGGGTGTTGGGGCACAAAGAGAGGGCAAGGGTGCTCCTGGTGGAGGGCCCTGCCCTAGTTATAGCTTGGTGGTTGGGTCATGCAGAAGGGAAGCCTGCCCAGCCCTCTGGTGatcccctcctccagctcctggagcttcCCAGCCTGGGAGAGCTGTGGGCCCTGCTACAGAGACCCCACGGGCTAGGTGGTCCCCTGGAGGCGGTGGCAGAAGCCCTCTGCAGTGCCAGGGGGCCCAGGAAACCAGGCGGGCCCTCCCTCAACTGGTATGAGGCCAGTGACTTGAAGGAGATGGTGGGGCAGGAGCCAGTGCAAACCCTGTGGGACAACAGCCTGAGTGAGTGACCTACCCAGTTTCCACCCCTCTCCCTGGGGAAGCAGGGCCAGGACATGGGCACAGGGCCTCATGGTGCCCCCACCCTGGCCCTAGGCCCCACCTGCACTGAGCTGATGGGGGCCCTGGACACCCACCCCCTGTCCCGGCTGCTCTGGAGGCGCCTGAAGCCGCTGGTCCTGGGGAAAGTACTGTTCACGCCTGACACACCCTTCACCCGGCAGATCATGGCCCAGGTGACAGTGCGAGGGGCCCTCAGTCCCAGCCTCTGCCGAGGGGGAGAGAGCCAGGCCACAGGAGAGCCCTGAGTCCCGAGACTGGCTGCCCCTGGGCTGGGTCCAGGAAGCGGGGTTTGAAATGCAGGGATTTCCAGATTTCAGACAGTGCTCAGAGGTGCAGGATAGAGCATAGGGCAGAAGGCaagaggggtgggcagggggcttcACTAGAGGGAAGGGTCATCAGCTAAGGCTGGTGTGGACCTCAGCACCCACCTCTTGCAGGTCAACCGAACTTTCCAGGAGCTGGCACTGTTGAAGGACATCCAGGAGGTGTGGGGGCTGCTGGGACCCCAGCTCTTCAACTTCCTGAACGATAGTGCCAATGTTGCCATGCTACAGGTGCGGCCAGGACAGGAGTGGGAGAGcggtgtggggggcgggggtgtgtgGCAATAGGGTCACCCCTGCTGAGGATTTGGGAGAAGGGCAGGGACTTCCAGGCAAGGGTGTGGAGGTGGGGAATGGTATCCACGGTGAGCTCAGCCGCTCACTGGGATGGGAAGAGGGGTGACAGGCCCTGAACGTCCAATGCAGACCCCCACCTTCCCCGATACCCTAACAGAGACTCCTGCAGATCCAGGACAAGGGGAGGCAGCCAAGACCCGGAGGTGGGGCCAGAGTGGAAGCTTTTCGTGCCTTTCTGAATCCCCGCAGCGGTGGCTACAACTGGCAGAAAGCCCACGCTGATGTGGGACACCTGGCAGTCACACTGGGCCGTGTGATGGAGGTGAGGGACCGTCCACCTGGGAAAACGTCTCCGAGGGGAGAGGCGGCCCTGCTGAGGGCCTCCAAGGAGGAAGCGCGGCTCCGCCTTCAGGTCCAGGGGAGGACCCTGGGGCCTCGAACTCACGCCCAGGTTCCTCCGCAGTGCGTGACTCTGGACAAGCTGGAGGCCGCCCCTTCAGAGGCCGCCCTGGTGGAGCGGGCCCTGAAGCTGCTCTCCGAGCACCGTTTCTGGGCCGGCATCGTCTTCCTGGGGCCCGAGGACTCCCCGGACCCCGCGCAGTCCCCAGGCCATGGCCACGTGCGCATCAAGATCCGCATGGATATCGATGATGTCGCAAGAACCGATAAGATCAAGGATAGGTGGGGGGCCTTGTGGGGCGGAAGcagagcggggtggggggtgctagGTACCATGCCACCTATCAGAGATCTTGGTAGGTGGTGCCCAAATCCTTAGACCAGTAGGGATCCATGATGGGCGGGGTTTATAGTGTGATGGGCACGGCCAAGGGCTTGGTGGGGGGGGTCAATGCCTTGGCTTCTCGGATAAGATTAAAGCACTTGGCAGGTGGGTCTAGGTAGTTTGTACACAGGTGAGGGCGGAGCTAAAGTTGTGATGGGCAGGTCCCAGCTACTCCCATACTTCTTTCAGGTTTTGGGACCCCGGTCCGGCCGCTGATCCCCTGACGGACCTGCGCTACGTGTGGGGTGGCTTCGTGTACCTGCAAGACCTGCTGGAGCGCGCAGCCGTGCGCGTGCTCACAGGCACCACCCCCCATGCCGGCCTCTACCTACAGCAGATGCCCTACCCCTGCTACGTGGACGATGCGTGAGCACTCTTTCCTCACTTCTCCCGGATGCCAGATCCTGGGTCTCAGGGTGGGGGCTTGGGTGCCATCTGGAATATTCACGCAGTCAAGGCTGAGAACTACGGTTCAGAGGGACCACTCCCCGTGATCTTGTAGCTGGAGGAGCCGGGATCCTTCAGGGTCTGGGGTCTCTGGATACAGGGAGAACGTAACCTAACAGCACCATCAGGAGTCCGAGAACAATGGAGGGCGAATGTCCTCGCCACACCTTGGGGTCCCAGGGCGGGAACTGTCGTGTCAGATAGGGGCAGCGCGGGGGTCTTTGGCGTCCACCACAGCTGCCCACTGCCCCAGGTTCCTGCGCGTGCTGAGCCGGTCACTGCCACTTTTCCTGACACTGGCTTGGATCTACTCTGTGGCGTTGACGGTAAAGGCCGTGGTGCGTGAGAAGGAGACTCGGCTGCGCTACACGATGCGCGCCATGGGGCTCAGCGCCACTGCGCTGTGGCTGGGCTGGTTCCTCAGCTGCCTCGGGCCCTTCCTCCTCAGCACCGCGCTGCTTGTGCTGGTGCTCAAGGTGCGTGCACCCCTGCCTTGCCGAGTCGGGACTGGTGCGTGTGTACGGGGAGGTAACGGGCATGGGGCGCCTCGCAGGGTTGCACGTCCCTGGGCGAATCCGCGCGCTCCCTCCAGCTCCCTTGTCCTTCTGCAGTTCGGGGACATCCTCCCCTACAGCCACCCGGGGGTGCTGTTCCTGTTCTTGGCGGCTTTCGCTGTGGCCACGGTGGTCCAGAGTTTCTTGCTGAGCACCTTTTTCTCCCGCGCGAACTTGGCAGCCGCCTGCGGTGGTCTTGCCTACTTCGTACTCTATCTGCCCTACGTGCTGTGCGTGGCCTGGAGGGACCAGCTGCCTATGGGCGGCCGCGTGGCCGCGGTGAGAGCCCAGCCGTGTGGGTGCAGGGGTGCCTCACCTTCAGCTGCCCTTGTTTGCTGATCTACCTACCTGCCACTACCCGCCCCCACCCATAGAGCCTTCTGTCGCCGGTGGCCTTCGGTTTTGGCTGTGAGAGCCTGGCGCTGCTGGAGGAGCAGGGCGAGGGCGCACAGTGGCACAACTTGGGCACTGGGCCTACAGCAGATGTCTTCAGCTTGGCCCAGGTCTCGGGCCTTCTGTTGCTCGATGCTACTCTCTATGGCCTTGCCATTTGGTACCTGGAGGCGGTGTGCCCAGGTGGGCCGTAGGAGACGCAGGGGAGACTGGGCTGAGGGCGGGTGCCTTCAGGGTGGGGCTGAGGGGGCCTGGAATACAGGTGAAAGGGTGGGTCTTCCTGGCACCTGCGCACTGGTGGCTGCGTCTGAGGGATGGcctggggcaggcaggcaggtgggcAGGGCTTCCTGGTTACCCCTTACCTGGATCCCTGCATCCCAGGTGGGCACACTCCAGGGGGGAGTGCCTCAGGGGTAACTGAGCACCACTCCCCACAGGTGAGTACGGGATCCCCGAACCGTGGAACTTTCCCTTTCGGAGGAGCTACTGGTTTGGGTCTCAGACCCCCAAGGGTCCTTCCCCAGTTCTGATGGCGCAGGACCCCAAGGGTAAGGCCTGACAAACGTTAGCTGTCACTTCCCTATCTGGATTCTCAGCCTCCACAAAACCCAGGTCCCCATGGATCCCAATCCTCTGGATGTTCCCAGGTCCTGAGGCTCCCCTAACTCCCACAGACCCCAGCCCCACAAGTCCCTGACTCCATGGACCAGCTTGAACAGTCCCCAGGCTTCTGAGGGCGCCCATAACTGAGTCTGCCCTTGTTCCTCAGTGCTGGTGGAGGAGGCGCCCCCCGGCCTTATTCCGGGGGTCTCCATACGTGGCCTGGAAAAGCGCTTTCCTGGCAACTCGCAGCCGGCGCTATGCGGACTCAGCCTGGACTTCTACCAGGGCCACATTACCGCCTTCCTGGGCCACAATGGGGCTGGTAAAACGACCACAATGTGAGCAGCCATCACTTCTTTCCCCCCAcagctgccctcccctcccctccagctccTCTTCTTGGGTCTCGACTTGCACACTTGTTCAAGGGAAAGGACATCTGGGGTCAGAAGGTCCCTATCTGTATAGTGAGGGGGGACCCTGATGCCCCCCCTGCAGTCCCCCAGCCCCAGTTCCCTTTGGACCTCCCCCTTAGTTCACTTTGGATCCACAATAGACAGGTGATGAATATTTTCTCTGAGCTTCGTCTTCCCtcccctgtaaaatgggaacatatTACCCCTTTGATCTGGGCATACAGTAGGTGCCCTATAAATGCTGGTGCCTCTGCTCTGGGAGCCTGAGCTTCCCCTCTGAAGCTGCCCTGAGACCCCTGTACCTGCAGGTCCATCCTGAGTGGCCTCTTTCCACCCACGGCTGGTTCCGCCTCTGTCCTGGGCCACGACGTCCGGACCAGCATGGCAGCCATCCGGCCCTGCCTGGGTGTCTGCCCACAGTACAACGTGCTCTTTGACCTGTGCGTCTCCATGGGCCTGGGGCATGGCAGTGGGTGTGCTGGGTGCTCTCTGGGGCCTTGCCTGCCATGGTAACCCCCCCACTGTCTTTTGTACACGGCCTCAGGCTGACTGTGGATGAGCACGTCTGGTTCTATGGGCGGTTGAAGGGTCTGAGCGCAGCTGCCGTGGGTCCCGAGCAGGACCGGCTGCTGCAGGACATGGGGCTGATCCCCAAAAGACATGCACAGACTCATCACCTGTCAGGTGAGCCCAGACCTAGGGGAGCCTCCAGGTCTGCAGAGATGAGGCTGAGGGGTGGTGCTGGGACTTTATATTGAGGACTGTGGGATGCCAGAGGAGATGGGCAGACCTGGGGACCCAGGAGGAATCAGGCACTGTGGTCCAGGTGGGTAGGGAAAAGTGCAGGGAGAAGGGAGGCAGCCCTGCCCAAGACTGTGGAGATCTTGACCCCTGTCCCAACCCAGGCGGGATGCAGCGGAAGCTCTCAGTGGCCATTGCCTTTGTGGGTGGCTCTCAAGTTGTTATCCTGGATGAGCCCACAGCTGGTGTGGACCCCACTTCCCGTCGAGGCATCTGGGAGCTGCTGCTCAAATATCGTGAAGGTAAGAGCTAGGAGTGGCCTGAGATTTCCCTGGATGCTGATTGAAAGGCCAGAAGATCTTTCTGACAAAGAGGTGATGGAAGATGGAGTTTTAAGGGATAagtagttcttgcctggagaatcccagggacgggggagcctggtgggctgccgtctgtggggtcgcacagagtcggacacgactgaagcgacttagcagcagcagcaggcatttaCTGCATGGGGCAGGGACTGCAGCTTGGGCAGCCTGGTGACATGTGTGGGTTGGGTCCCCTGCCTAGGTCGCACACTGATCCTCTCCACCCACCACCTGGATGAGGCGGAGCTGTTGGGAGACAGGGTGGCGGTAATGGCAGGGGGCCGCCTGTGCTGCTGTggctctcctctcttcctgcGACGTCACTTGGGCTCCGGATACTACCTGACATTGGCCAAGGGCCCCCCGCCTCTGGCAACCAGCAAAAAGGTGAGGGCTGGAACTGACCTCCAATCCCAGTTCTTAAGACTCCATCCAGGTGTGATGGCCATGGCAGCTGATGCTCCTCTGCCCCCAGGGTGAAATTGGCTTGAAGAACAGCATGGATGCTGGGCAGAAAAGGGAGCCAGGCAGCCAGGCCAGCTCTGCCGgtgaaggtgggggtgggagagccTGAGTGAGGGGCTGTGGATGGGGCTGGGAGAGCCAGAGGGAGGGGCCAGTGGGGGGCAGTGACTTGGTTCAGGGCAACAGGCCTGACGACCCCAGGCTTTACCCCTGACCTGACCCCTGAGCTG contains:
- the CNN2 gene encoding calponin-2 isoform X3, whose protein sequence is MSSTQFNKGPSYGLSAEVKNRLQSKYDPQKEAELRSWIEGLTGLSVGPDFQKGLKDGIILCTLMNKLQPGSIPKINRSMQNWHQLENLSNFIKAMVSYGMNPVDLFEANDLFESGNLTQAKTKGLQSGVDIGVKYSEKQERNFDDATMKAGQCVIGLQMGTNKCASQSGMTAYGTRRHLYDPKNHILPPMDHSTISLQMGTNKCASQVGMTAPGTRRHIYDTKLGTDKCDNSSMSLQMGYTQGANQSGQVFGLGRQIYDPKYCPQGPVADGAPATSGDGPGPGEPSECPPYYQEEAGY
- the CNN2 gene encoding calponin-2 isoform X1; the protein is MSSTQFNKGPSYGLSAEVKNRLQSKYDPQKEAELRSWIEGLTGLSVGPDFQKGLKDGIILCTLMNKLQPGSIPKINRSMQNWHQLENLSNFIKAMVSYGMNPVDLFEANDLFESGNLTQVQVSLLALAGKLDHQSSSGLVYLGPGCPNRDTPSPLSPQAKTKGLQSGVDIGVKYSEKQERNFDDATMKAGQCVIGLQMGTNKCASQSGMTAYGTRRHLYDPKNHILPPMDHSTISLQMGTNKCASQVGMTAPGTRRHIYDTKLGTDKCDNSSMSLQMGYTQGANQSGQVFGLGRQIYDPKYCPQGPVADGAPATSGDGPGPGEPSECPPYYQEEAGY
- the CNN2 gene encoding calponin-2 isoform X5, giving the protein MSSTQFNKGPSYGLSAEVKNRLQSKYDPQKEAELRSWIEGLTGLSVGPDFQKGLKDGIILCTLMNKLQPGSIPKINRSMQNWHQLENLSNFIKAMVSYGMNPVDLFEANDLFESGNLTQVQVSLLALAGKMGTNKCASQSGMTAYGTRRHLYDPKNHILPPMDHSTISLQMGTNKCASQVGMTAPGTRRHIYDTKLGTDKCDNSSMSLQMGYTQGANQSGQVFGLGRQIYDPKYCPQGPVADGAPATSGDGPGPGEPSECPPYYQEEAGY
- the CNN2 gene encoding calponin-2 isoform X4 — encoded protein: MSSTQFNKGPSYGLSAEVKNRLQSKYDPQKEAELRSWIEGLTGLSVGPDFQKGLKDGIILCTLMNKLQPGSIPKINRSMQNWHQLENLSNFIKAMAKTKGLQSGVDIGVKYSEKQERNFDDATMKAGQCVIGLQMGTNKCASQSGMTAYGTRRHLYDPKNHILPPMDHSTISLQMGTNKCASQVGMTAPGTRRHIYDTKLGTDKCDNSSMSLQMGYTQGANQSGQVFGLGRQIYDPKYCPQGPVADGAPATSGDGPGPGEPSECPPYYQEEAGY
- the CNN2 gene encoding calponin-2 isoform X2; this translates as MSSTQFNKGPSYGLSAEVKNRLQSKYDPQKEAELRSWIEGLTGLSVGPDFQKGLKDGIILCTLMNKLQPGSIPKINRSMQNWHQLENLSNFIKAMVSYGMNPVDLFEANDLFESGNLTQVQVSLLALAGKAKTKGLQSGVDIGVKYSEKQERNFDDATMKAGQCVIGLQMGTNKCASQSGMTAYGTRRHLYDPKNHILPPMDHSTISLQMGTNKCASQVGMTAPGTRRHIYDTKLGTDKCDNSSMSLQMGYTQGANQSGQVFGLGRQIYDPKYCPQGPVADGAPATSGDGPGPGEPSECPPYYQEEAGY